One part of the Enterococcus sp. DIV1094 genome encodes these proteins:
- the dnaJ gene encoding molecular chaperone DnaJ: MATKRDYYEVLGLSKGASEDEIKKAYRKLSKKYHPDINKEPDADEKFKEVSEAYEILSDPQKRAAYDQYGHAGTDPNYGAGGGGFGGFGGFSGGGAGFGGFEDIFDSFFGGGGRSVDPNAPRQGADLQYTINLSFEEAIFGIEKEIKYNREEICHTCSGNGAKPGTQPTTCHKCHGSGTINVERQTPLGRVMSRQTCDVCRGTGKEIKEPCPTCHGSGHEKKAHTVKVNVPAGVEEGQQMRLAGQGEAGENGGPFGDLYVVFRVEESDIFDRDGSEIYYELPLSFVQAALGDEVQVPTVHGDVKLKIPAGTQTGTNFRLRGKGAPRLRGGSTGDQHVRVKLITPKNLNEEQRDALRAFAKAGGMHVQEQQEDGFFDKVKDAFGGKKRK; the protein is encoded by the coding sequence ATGGCAACAAAACGTGATTATTATGAAGTCTTGGGGCTGTCAAAGGGAGCTTCAGAAGACGAAATTAAAAAAGCATATCGAAAGTTATCAAAGAAATACCATCCAGATATCAATAAAGAGCCGGATGCTGATGAAAAATTCAAAGAAGTTTCAGAGGCTTATGAGATTTTAAGTGATCCGCAAAAACGTGCAGCTTACGATCAATACGGACATGCCGGAACTGATCCGAATTACGGCGCAGGCGGTGGCGGATTTGGTGGTTTTGGCGGCTTCTCTGGTGGAGGCGCTGGCTTCGGTGGATTTGAAGATATTTTTGATTCATTTTTCGGCGGTGGCGGAAGATCAGTTGATCCTAATGCCCCTCGACAAGGAGCGGATCTCCAATATACGATCAATTTATCATTTGAAGAAGCAATATTTGGTATTGAAAAAGAAATCAAATACAATCGTGAAGAGATTTGTCATACATGTAGTGGGAATGGTGCAAAACCAGGAACACAACCGACGACTTGTCATAAATGTCATGGTTCAGGTACGATCAATGTGGAACGTCAAACACCGCTTGGTCGTGTGATGAGCCGTCAAACTTGTGATGTTTGTCGTGGTACTGGGAAAGAAATCAAAGAACCATGTCCGACTTGTCATGGCTCTGGTCATGAGAAAAAAGCACATACGGTCAAAGTCAATGTACCAGCCGGTGTGGAAGAAGGACAACAAATGCGTTTAGCTGGTCAAGGCGAAGCGGGTGAAAATGGTGGACCGTTTGGCGATCTGTATGTAGTCTTCCGAGTAGAAGAAAGTGATATCTTCGATCGTGATGGTTCAGAGATCTATTACGAATTGCCATTAAGCTTCGTGCAAGCAGCACTAGGTGATGAAGTCCAAGTACCAACTGTGCATGGGGATGTCAAATTGAAGATCCCTGCGGGTACGCAAACGGGAACCAACTTCCGCTTACGTGGCAAAGGAGCTCCACGATTGCGTGGCGGATCAACTGGCGATCAACATGTACGCGTGAAATTGATTACACCTAAGAACCTCAATGAAGAACAACGTGACGCCTTACGAGCGTTTGCTAAAGCTGGCGGCATGCATGTTCAAGAGCAACAAGAAGATGGTTTTTTTGATAAGGTAAAAGATGCTTTTGGTGGAAAAAAGCGTAAATAA
- the dnaK gene encoding molecular chaperone DnaK: protein MSKIIGIDLGTTNSAVAVLEGNEAKIIANPEGNRTTPSVVSFKNGEIQVGEVAKRQAVTNPNTISSIKRHIGEAGYKVDVEGKSYTPQEISAMILQYIKGFAEDYLGEKVEKAVITVPAYFNDAQRQATKDAGKIAGLEVERIVNEPTAAALAYGLDKTDRDEKILVFDLGGGTFDVSILELGDGVFDVLSTAGDNHLGGDDFDNKIIDHMVAEFKKENGIDLGQDKMALQRLKDAAEKAKKDLSGVSSTQISLPFITAGDAGPLHLEMTLTRAKFDELTADLVERTKVPVRQALKDAGLSQSEIDEVILVGGSTRIPAVVEAVRKETGKEPNKSVNPDEVVAMGAAIQGGVITGDVKDVVLLDVTPLSLGIETMGGVFTKLIDRNTTIPTSKSQVFSTAADNQPAVDIHVLQGERPMAADNKTLGRFQLTDIPAAPRGIPQIEVTFDIDKNGIVNVSAKDLGTQKEQKITIKSSSGLTDEEIERMVKDAESNAEADKARKEEVDLRNDVDALLFSVDKTLKELEGKVDEEEVKKAEAARDELKAAVEANNIEEMKTKRDALNEIVQNLTVKLYEQAAQQQAQENPEAAQGGADDVVDADFEEVDDDKK from the coding sequence ATGAGTAAAATTATCGGTATTGACTTAGGTACAACAAACTCAGCAGTAGCTGTATTAGAAGGAAACGAAGCAAAAATCATTGCAAACCCAGAAGGAAATCGTACAACACCTTCTGTTGTGTCATTTAAAAATGGTGAGATCCAAGTAGGGGAAGTAGCAAAACGTCAAGCAGTGACAAACCCTAACACGATTTCTTCAATCAAACGCCACATCGGTGAAGCTGGTTATAAAGTAGATGTTGAAGGTAAATCATATACACCTCAAGAAATCTCAGCAATGATCTTACAATACATCAAAGGTTTTGCCGAAGACTATCTAGGTGAAAAAGTAGAAAAAGCAGTTATCACTGTTCCTGCTTACTTCAATGATGCACAACGTCAAGCAACAAAAGACGCTGGTAAAATCGCTGGATTAGAAGTAGAACGTATCGTTAACGAACCAACTGCGGCAGCACTTGCTTATGGTTTAGATAAAACTGACCGCGATGAAAAAATCTTAGTATTTGACCTTGGTGGTGGTACATTTGACGTATCGATCCTTGAATTAGGTGATGGCGTATTCGATGTATTATCTACTGCTGGAGACAACCATTTAGGTGGGGATGACTTTGACAACAAAATCATCGATCACATGGTTGCTGAATTCAAAAAAGAAAACGGCATTGATCTAGGTCAAGATAAAATGGCTTTACAACGTTTGAAAGATGCTGCTGAAAAAGCGAAAAAAGATCTTTCAGGTGTTTCAAGTACTCAAATCAGCTTGCCATTTATCACAGCAGGCGATGCAGGTCCATTGCATTTAGAAATGACATTGACTCGTGCGAAATTTGATGAATTGACAGCTGATCTAGTAGAACGTACAAAAGTTCCTGTACGTCAAGCATTGAAAGATGCTGGTCTATCTCAATCAGAAATCGATGAAGTTATTCTAGTTGGTGGTTCAACTCGTATTCCTGCAGTTGTTGAAGCTGTAAGAAAAGAAACAGGTAAAGAACCAAATAAATCAGTAAACCCAGATGAAGTTGTAGCAATGGGTGCTGCGATCCAAGGTGGCGTTATCACTGGTGATGTGAAAGACGTTGTTTTACTAGACGTAACACCTTTATCTTTAGGTATTGAAACAATGGGTGGCGTATTTACAAAATTGATCGATCGTAATACAACGATCCCAACAAGTAAGTCACAAGTGTTCTCAACAGCTGCGGATAATCAACCTGCTGTAGATATTCATGTATTGCAAGGGGAACGCCCAATGGCTGCGGACAACAAAACATTAGGTCGCTTCCAATTGACAGATATTCCAGCTGCACCACGTGGTATCCCACAAATCGAAGTAACATTTGATATTGATAAAAATGGTATCGTGAATGTATCTGCAAAAGATCTAGGTACACAAAAAGAACAAAAAATCACGATCAAATCTTCTTCAGGTTTAACAGACGAAGAAATCGAACGTATGGTAAAAGATGCTGAATCAAATGCAGAAGCAGATAAAGCACGTAAAGAAGAAGTTGATCTACGCAACGATGTCGATGCATTACTATTCTCAGTTGACAAGACTTTGAAAGAATTAGAAGGTAAAGTTGACGAAGAAGAAGTGAAAAAAGCGGAGGCAGCTCGTGATGAATTGAAAGCTGCTGTAGAAGCAAACAACATCGAAGAAATGAAAACAAAACGTGATGCATTGAATGAAATCGTGCAAAACTTGACAGTTAAATTATATGAACAAGCTGCACAACAACAAGCGCAAGAAAATCCTGAAGCAGCACAAGGCGGAGCGGATGATGTCGTAGATGCTGATTTTGAAGAAGTCGATGACGACAAAAAATAA